The genomic interval CTTCCCTTCCAGGTAGGCATGCACCAGGCGGGAGGTCTCCCCGGGCAAAAGATGGGAGGTCACGGAAATGACCCCGACGCCACCGACCGAAAGGATGGGCAGGGTCAGGGTGTCATCGCCGGAGATCAGGTCGAAGTCGGGGCGGCAAAGCGCCCGGACCCGGATCATCTGCTCCAGGCTTCCCGAGGCTTCCTTGATCCCCACGATGTGGGGATGCTTGGACAATTCGGCGATGGTCTCGGGCGCCATGTTGACGACCGAACGGCCCGGGATGTTGTAAAGGACCTGGGGCAGGCTCACCGCGTCGGCGATGGACCGGAAATGGGCGATCAGGCCCCGCTGGCTGGGCTTGTTGTAGTAAGGACAGACCAAGAGCGCGGCGTCGGCGCCGACCTCCTTGGCGTGTTGGGTCAAATGGACGGCTTCGGCGGTGGAATTGGAGCCCGTCCCGGCGATGACCGGGACCCTCTTGCGGACCGTCTTCACGGTGAAGGCGATGACCTCGGCGTGTTCCTTCTCGGTCAGGGTCGGGGATTCGCCGGTGGTCCCGCTCGGGACCAACCCGTCGATGCCGCCCGCGATCTGCTCCTCGATCAAGGCTTCCAGGGCGGTATAGTCCACCTGCCCGCCCTTGAAGGGGGTCACCAGCGCGGTATAAGCACCACGGAACATTTTTTGGCCGACCTTTCGCCCTAAATGACAAAACCCCCAAATGGGGGTTTGCGTTGGGTTTTTATATTAGGGAATTTTACCCGCCGTCGCAAGGGCGACGGCGTTCAGGGAAGGATGCGCTCCAGCCGGACCAGGTCCTGAACCGACTGCCTCCGGCGGGCGACCTGGAATCGGACGCCCCGGGTCACGACCTCGGGGGCTAGCGGCCGGGAATTATAGGTGCTTCCCATCACACTGGCGTAAGCTCCACAGGAGAAAAGGACCAACAGGTCCCCCCTCTTGGCTTTGGGAAGCATCCGTCCCTTGGCGAAAAAGTCGGCCGATTCACAGATCGGCCCCACCACATCGACGCGTTGGA from bacterium carries:
- the dapA gene encoding 4-hydroxy-tetrahydrodipicolinate synthase yields the protein MFRGAYTALVTPFKGGQVDYTALEALIEEQIAGGIDGLVPSGTTGESPTLTEKEHAEVIAFTVKTVRKRVPVIAGTGSNSTAEAVHLTQHAKEVGADAALLVCPYYNKPSQRGLIAHFRSIADAVSLPQVLYNIPGRSVVNMAPETIAELSKHPHIVGIKEASGSLEQMIRVRALCRPDFDLISGDDTLTLPILSVGGVGVISVTSHLLPGETSRLVHAYLEGKTDEAQALFTKYGELVKTIMGADVNPVGIKTALALRGQLAEEFRLP